In Synechococcus sp. RS9909, one genomic interval encodes:
- a CDS encoding carbohydrate ABC transporter permease, giving the protein MILLLGPAGLLLLLVFVAPLLHYAWLSNHAQSVVTGLEPVLNHGANWIRLLQDQRFWQDAAQTLRFAVVSVGVELLLALAIALLLDQRWRGRGAVRAIALIPWALPTTVMALGWRWIFNTPYGPLDQLAQALGWPSLNLLANPATTWIATVVGDVWKTTPFAALILLAGLQTIPGDLYEALRLEGGSSWVCFRRITLPLLRPYLALALLFRLAQAFGVFDLIQVMTGGGPASSTESLALYAYLNAMRFLDFGYSATVVSGSFLLLLGCCLGGWLLALSLSRPQGQQEV; this is encoded by the coding sequence GTGATCCTGCTGCTTGGGCCCGCCGGCCTGCTCCTTCTCCTGGTGTTTGTGGCGCCGCTGCTGCATTACGCCTGGCTGAGCAACCACGCCCAGTCGGTGGTCACCGGCCTCGAGCCGGTGCTCAATCACGGCGCCAACTGGATCCGACTGCTCCAGGATCAACGCTTCTGGCAAGACGCCGCCCAGACCCTGCGCTTCGCCGTTGTGTCGGTGGGGGTGGAACTGCTGCTGGCCCTGGCGATCGCCCTGTTGCTCGATCAACGCTGGCGCGGCCGTGGTGCCGTGCGGGCCATCGCCCTGATTCCCTGGGCCCTGCCCACCACCGTGATGGCCCTGGGTTGGCGCTGGATCTTCAACACCCCCTACGGCCCCCTCGATCAACTCGCCCAGGCACTCGGTTGGCCATCCCTGAACCTGTTGGCCAATCCTGCGACCACCTGGATCGCCACGGTGGTGGGTGATGTGTGGAAAACCACGCCGTTTGCGGCCCTGATCCTGTTGGCCGGCTTGCAGACCATTCCCGGTGATCTCTACGAAGCGCTGCGCCTGGAAGGGGGCAGCAGCTGGGTCTGCTTCCGACGCATCACCCTGCCCCTGTTGCGCCCTTACCTGGCCCTGGCTCTGCTGTTCCGGCTGGCCCAGGCCTTCGGCGTGTTTGACCTGATCCAGGTGATGACCGGCGGCGGACCGGCCAGCAGCACCGAAAGCCTGGCGCTGTATGCGTACCTCAACGCGATGCGATTCCTCGATTTCGGCTACAGCGCCACCGTGGTGAGCGGAAGCTTCCTGCTCTTGCTCGGTTGTTGCCTCGGCGGTTGGCTGCTGGCCCTCAGCCTCTCCAGGCCCCAGGGGCAGCAGGAGGTGTAA
- a CDS encoding carbohydrate ABC transporter permease → MPHQRRFWIVLLLAWSLGPLLWQLYTSFCSNQALVSPFAATPERWTLAHYRAVLNSEPPFWRYLLNSLIVGTSSTVLTLVIALPAAYALTRLKPWIARPARLLLLAAALFPYVLLFLALLEVARSLHLGNHLLALSIPYAALSQPLAILLLTAAFLDLPLDLEDAARLEGMGLWQRLRWVLIPLIAPATTSTAILVFLFSWNEYPIALTWISDASLLTLPVAMARIAGSSIYSVPYGAYAAATVLGSIPLVLLVLLFQKSIVSGLTSGAVKG, encoded by the coding sequence ATGCCACACCAACGTCGCTTCTGGATTGTGCTGTTGCTGGCATGGTCGCTCGGCCCCCTGCTCTGGCAGCTTTACACCTCTTTTTGCAGCAATCAGGCCCTGGTTTCGCCCTTCGCCGCCACGCCGGAGCGCTGGACCCTGGCCCATTACCGGGCCGTGCTCAACAGTGAACCACCGTTTTGGCGCTATCTGCTCAACAGCCTGATCGTGGGCACGAGCAGCACGGTGCTCACCCTGGTGATCGCCCTCCCCGCCGCCTATGCCCTCACCCGGCTCAAGCCCTGGATTGCGCGCCCGGCGCGGCTGCTGCTGCTGGCGGCCGCGCTGTTTCCCTACGTGTTGCTGTTTCTGGCCCTGTTGGAAGTGGCGCGGAGCCTGCACCTGGGCAATCACCTGCTCGCCCTGAGCATTCCCTATGCCGCTCTCTCCCAGCCCCTGGCGATCCTGCTGCTCACCGCAGCCTTCCTGGATCTGCCTCTCGACCTGGAGGATGCCGCCCGTCTTGAGGGCATGGGGCTGTGGCAACGCCTGCGTTGGGTGCTGATCCCCCTGATCGCACCCGCCACCACCAGCACAGCGATTCTGGTGTTTCTGTTCTCCTGGAACGAATACCCGATCGCCCTCACCTGGATCAGCGACGCCTCCCTGCTCACCCTGCCGGTGGCGATGGCCCGGATCGCCGGCTCCTCGATTTACTCCGTTCCTTACGGTGCCTACGCAGCCGCCACCGTGCTGGGGTCGATTCCGCTGGTGCTCCTGGTGTTGCTGTTCCAGAAATCGATCGTTTCAGGTCTGACCAGCGGAGCCGTGAAGGGATGA
- a CDS encoding ABC transporter ATP-binding protein: MSLSLSNIGRRAGQQWILRHLELTVSDGECLALVGPSGCGKSTTLRLIAGLDPADEGTIELGGRDVTRLPAVQRRIGMVFQSYALFPHLSVADNLDLGLKIRGIAIQERRRRVSDVLERMRLNERAAHKPAQLSGGQRQRVALARALLRDPLIYLMDEPMSNLDAQLREDLRPELRQLVLRDQKPVLYVTHDQHEAMAMADRIAVLHQGRLEQIGTPSELYLDPVSLFVATFIGRPQINLLHTESNIVRGVRPETLQLQDDGLPCRLTHLEWLGASQLWYLDSPQGALRMVVAADSRVPETLRVGWRPQDELRFDAVSGRRHR, translated from the coding sequence ATGAGTCTGAGCCTCTCAAACATCGGTCGCCGCGCCGGCCAGCAGTGGATTCTTCGCCATCTGGAGCTGACGGTGAGCGATGGCGAATGTCTCGCCCTTGTCGGCCCGAGCGGCTGCGGCAAAAGCACCACCCTGCGGCTGATTGCCGGGCTTGATCCAGCCGATGAGGGCACCATTGAACTCGGGGGACGCGATGTCACCCGCCTGCCTGCTGTGCAACGCCGCATCGGCATGGTGTTTCAGAGCTATGCCCTGTTCCCCCACCTCAGCGTCGCCGACAACCTCGATCTGGGCCTGAAGATTCGCGGGATCGCCATCCAGGAACGACGCCGTCGGGTGAGCGACGTGCTGGAACGCATGCGGCTGAACGAACGGGCCGCCCACAAACCGGCCCAGCTCTCCGGTGGTCAACGCCAGCGCGTCGCCCTGGCCCGGGCCCTGCTCCGCGATCCGCTCATCTATCTGATGGATGAGCCGATGAGCAATCTCGATGCCCAGCTGCGGGAAGACCTCCGGCCGGAATTACGCCAACTGGTGTTGCGCGATCAGAAACCGGTCCTTTACGTGACCCACGATCAACACGAAGCGATGGCGATGGCGGATCGGATCGCCGTTCTGCATCAGGGCAGGTTGGAACAGATCGGCACACCGAGCGAGCTGTATCTCGATCCGGTGTCGCTGTTTGTGGCCACCTTCATCGGTCGCCCCCAGATCAACCTGCTGCACACCGAGTCCAACATCGTGCGTGGCGTCCGCCCGGAGACCCTGCAGCTGCAAGACGACGGCCTGCCCTGCCGGCTCACCCATCTGGAGTGGCTCGGTGCCTCCCAACTCTGGTACCTCGACAGCCCGCAGGGGGCCTTGCGCATGGTGGTGGCCGCCGACAGCCGCGTTCCAGAGACGCTCCGGGTCGGCTGGCGGCCCCAGGACGAACTGCGGTTTGATGCAGTCAGCGGCCGCCGCCATCGCTAG
- a CDS encoding NAD(P)-binding protein: MGDGGSGPILICGIGSLGQICLERLRHFDVPLICIDRDPPVWRSDQLEQAVAGQLVIGDMRRPEILERAQVRLARSVLLLSSNSTVNLEAALQVRILNPDTTIVVRSSSQQASLNTLLQSRLPKLTVVDPLLLCAGAIAQSLRPDRAPATFRIGGERLRLERLSIDAGHGNSHRIRPLQLHSGDPPTQGSPLVVSWEASSSRSRQRRRTAWRSFGAVRLMALRDRLRRQLRSRLAQPRAWDLAILLMVSLLVVGVQYFATGRGLQEGLFITVALLKGELVDPVNMLIEASGQSLNQLPLLALVTSLLYALLGTVLTSAIVALILDQVLSRRLGLQRRRAPKRGSRTVLLLEGGALAAPVTEQLALDGLDVVRVEAGDGEGDQQLNRSLESLRRTQCLGAGLLSNDLLRNLRIGLELQQSLPNTRLAIVTKDLDAADALGDLLGGITLISTLDLAADAFVATAFGEKVEEVRRLDGNNLLLVRYRVETDDSLHGLSIARLQCGFGVTAVALRRQLHAAYTLLPGLDWTLSPGQELVVLADLKGLRRIERNDIRPPRWRLRYQVHHRSAQSFDTQQVLARNLGQAPGSFAEAMDGAWHCTPALDLPLAEQLQAELRRMAVRTERLAMDDGAMCC, encoded by the coding sequence ATGGGCGACGGCGGTTCCGGACCGATCCTGATCTGCGGCATTGGCTCTCTCGGTCAGATCTGTCTGGAACGGCTCCGCCATTTCGACGTCCCTCTGATCTGCATCGACCGGGATCCACCCGTCTGGCGCTCCGACCAGCTGGAACAGGCGGTGGCCGGCCAGCTGGTGATCGGCGACATGCGCCGGCCCGAGATCCTGGAGCGCGCTCAGGTGCGGCTCGCCCGCAGCGTGTTGCTGCTCAGTTCGAACAGCACGGTGAACCTGGAAGCGGCGCTGCAGGTGAGGATTCTCAATCCCGACACCACGATCGTGGTGCGCTCGAGCAGTCAGCAAGCTTCCCTGAACACCCTGCTGCAGAGCCGGCTACCGAAACTGACGGTGGTGGATCCGCTGCTGCTCTGCGCCGGAGCGATCGCCCAGTCGCTGCGGCCGGACCGGGCACCCGCCACCTTCCGCATCGGTGGGGAGCGGCTGCGCCTGGAGCGCCTGTCCATCGACGCTGGCCACGGCAACAGCCACCGGATCCGGCCCCTGCAACTGCACAGCGGTGACCCGCCCACGCAGGGCTCCCCCCTGGTGGTGAGCTGGGAAGCCAGCAGCAGCCGATCGCGGCAACGTCGACGCACCGCCTGGAGAAGCTTTGGCGCCGTGCGGCTGATGGCCCTGCGGGATCGCCTCCGCCGGCAACTGAGATCACGCCTGGCCCAACCCCGCGCCTGGGATCTGGCCATCCTGCTGATGGTGAGTCTCTTGGTGGTCGGTGTGCAGTATTTCGCCACCGGCAGGGGTCTGCAGGAAGGCCTGTTCATCACGGTGGCCTTGCTCAAGGGGGAACTGGTCGACCCCGTGAACATGCTGATCGAGGCCAGCGGTCAGTCGCTGAACCAACTGCCCCTGCTGGCGCTGGTCACCTCCTTGCTCTACGCCCTGCTCGGCACCGTGCTCACCTCGGCGATTGTGGCCTTGATCCTCGATCAGGTGCTCAGCCGTCGTCTGGGCCTGCAACGGCGGCGGGCGCCGAAACGGGGCAGTCGCACGGTGTTGCTGCTGGAGGGAGGTGCCCTGGCGGCACCGGTGACGGAGCAGTTGGCCCTCGATGGCCTCGATGTGGTGCGGGTGGAAGCGGGAGATGGCGAGGGCGACCAACAGCTGAACCGCAGCCTCGAGAGTTTGCGACGCACCCAGTGCCTGGGTGCCGGATTGCTCTCCAACGACCTGCTGCGCAACCTTCGGATCGGCCTGGAGCTGCAGCAGAGCCTCCCCAACACCCGATTGGCGATCGTGACCAAGGACCTCGATGCAGCCGACGCCCTCGGCGATCTGCTCGGCGGCATCACCCTGATCTCCACCCTCGACCTGGCGGCGGATGCCTTCGTGGCGACCGCCTTCGGCGAGAAAGTGGAGGAGGTGCGCCGCTTGGATGGCAACAACCTGCTTCTCGTGCGCTACCGAGTCGAAACCGACGACAGCCTGCATGGCCTCAGCATTGCCAGGTTGCAATGCGGCTTCGGGGTCACCGCCGTCGCCCTGCGCCGCCAGCTCCACGCCGCTTACACCCTGCTGCCCGGCCTCGACTGGACGCTCTCACCCGGCCAGGAGCTGGTGGTGCTTGCCGACCTGAAGGGACTGCGCCGGATTGAACGCAACGACATCCGGCCACCGCGCTGGCGGTTGCGCTATCAGGTGCATCATCGATCGGCCCAGAGCTTCGACACCCAGCAGGTGCTGGCCCGCAACCTGGGCCAGGCGCCGGGATCCTTTGCCGAGGCAATGGATGGTGCCTGGCACTGCACCCCCGCCCTGGATCTGCCCCTGGCCGAACAACTGCAGGCGGAACTCCGTCGCATGGCGGTGCGGACGGAACGGCTGGCCATGGACGACGGTGCGATGTGCTGCTGA
- the corA gene encoding magnesium/cobalt transporter CorA — translation MTTASNASISYQDSIPEPIRLPDRPGEMPSHLFVHGGLAPVSCRALDLSDTAVGWQPIRNGATLRALRQEGQPLWVQIRGLGDRPLLEDLLSGLHLDHELWPLLLDAPQQARVDSFPQAVLVVLHQFSLASNQVHLISEQIALLLVNDLLISIHENPRSDFSDLEAWIQSLEAPESDLDLDNLLHYLIDEVLDTQLPMLEIMRSSFDDLEEAALMRPKPSLLNRAFQLRMNLRRTRRQLWPLRNQLIRLLRQSQRLLGPGARQGLHEMAEHVNTLLDIGEQIQRQADAVTDAYLASTGNRMNQIMKTLTIVSTIFAPLTFIAGIYGMNFENMPELKWKYGYAYSLLLMTIIAALQAYFLWRRGWFQDWTGGRQGKRLP, via the coding sequence ATGACGACGGCGTCCAACGCCTCGATCAGTTATCAGGACAGCATTCCGGAACCGATCCGACTCCCGGACAGGCCGGGGGAGATGCCCTCCCACCTGTTCGTCCATGGGGGTCTGGCACCGGTGAGTTGCCGGGCTCTGGACCTCAGCGACACCGCCGTCGGCTGGCAGCCGATTCGCAACGGAGCCACGCTCCGGGCCCTGCGCCAGGAGGGACAACCGCTCTGGGTGCAGATTCGCGGCCTGGGCGATCGCCCCCTTCTCGAAGACCTGCTCAGCGGCCTCCACCTGGATCACGAGCTCTGGCCCCTGCTCCTCGATGCCCCCCAACAGGCGCGGGTCGACTCCTTCCCCCAGGCCGTGCTGGTGGTGCTGCATCAGTTTTCCCTGGCGTCCAATCAGGTGCATCTGATCAGTGAGCAAATCGCCCTGTTGTTGGTGAATGATCTCCTGATCAGCATTCACGAAAATCCCCGCAGCGATTTCAGTGATCTTGAGGCCTGGATTCAGAGCTTGGAAGCACCAGAATCCGATCTTGATCTTGACAATCTGCTCCATTATCTGATTGACGAAGTGCTCGACACCCAGTTGCCCATGCTGGAAATCATGCGCAGCTCTTTCGATGATCTGGAGGAGGCGGCCCTCATGAGGCCGAAGCCATCACTCCTGAATCGCGCTTTTCAGCTGCGGATGAATCTGCGTCGCACCCGGCGACAGCTCTGGCCCCTGCGCAATCAGCTGATCCGCCTGCTCAGGCAGAGCCAGCGCCTGCTCGGCCCCGGCGCTCGCCAGGGCCTGCATGAGATGGCCGAACACGTGAACACCCTGCTCGACATCGGTGAACAGATCCAACGCCAGGCTGACGCCGTGACGGATGCCTACTTGGCGAGCACAGGCAACCGGATGAATCAGATCATGAAAACGCTCACCATTGTGAGCACAATCTTTGCTCCGCTCACATTCATCGCTGGGATCTATGGCATGAACTTCGAGAACATGCCCGAACTCAAGTGGAAATACGGCTACGCCTATTCCCTTCTCTTGATGACGATCATCGCCGCTCTCCAGGCCTATTTCCTCTGGCGACGGGGTTGGTTTCAGGACTGGACCGGTGGTCGACAAGGAAAACGGCTGCCATAA
- a CDS encoding PstS family phosphate ABC transporter substrate-binding protein, producing MAFRKPLGAFAVTATALTSLLAVAAQQPLLAQATIRISGSSTVYPITARAIQRFEKTSEGKNVKFDLKETGSSAGFRDFCSGKVPMANASRPISSKEIKACKAKGIQFIELPIAFDAITVVVNPKNTWATTVTPKELSRLWRKQAQGTVTRWNQVNHDFPDQPIRLCGPGNDSGTYDIFNKAINKSTTNTRTDYTASEDDNVLVKCVATDPNALGYFGFGYYKKNSQRLKALKVVNPKGNSIAPSVANVQKELYQPLSRPLFLYINDKTLNQNKAFRSFVTSYLRHAQSLVEKADYIPLPSRTYRLVESKLYRQILGTSFGGNIPVGLTIAQVLERSFDQHKKPSYR from the coding sequence ATGGCCTTCCGCAAGCCTCTGGGTGCCTTCGCCGTGACCGCTACGGCCCTGACGTCGTTGCTGGCTGTTGCAGCCCAACAGCCGCTGCTGGCTCAGGCGACCATCCGGATCAGTGGGTCAAGCACCGTGTATCCGATCACGGCCCGGGCGATTCAACGCTTCGAGAAGACAAGCGAAGGCAAAAACGTCAAATTTGATCTGAAGGAAACGGGGTCGAGTGCCGGCTTCCGCGACTTCTGCAGCGGCAAGGTGCCGATGGCCAATGCCTCCCGGCCGATTTCCAGCAAGGAGATCAAGGCCTGCAAGGCCAAAGGGATTCAATTCATTGAACTGCCGATCGCCTTTGATGCGATCACCGTGGTAGTGAATCCCAAGAACACCTGGGCCACCACGGTGACCCCGAAGGAGCTGTCGCGCCTCTGGCGCAAGCAGGCCCAGGGAACCGTGACCCGCTGGAACCAGGTGAACCACGATTTTCCCGATCAGCCGATCCGGCTCTGCGGCCCTGGCAATGATTCCGGCACTTACGACATCTTCAACAAAGCGATCAACAAGTCGACCACCAACACGCGTACGGATTACACGGCCAGCGAAGACGACAACGTGTTGGTGAAGTGCGTCGCCACCGATCCCAATGCCCTTGGCTATTTCGGCTTCGGTTACTACAAGAAGAACAGCCAGCGCCTGAAGGCCCTCAAGGTGGTGAATCCGAAGGGCAATTCGATTGCGCCGTCGGTGGCCAACGTGCAGAAGGAGTTGTATCAGCCCCTCTCACGCCCCCTGTTTCTCTATATCAACGACAAGACCCTGAATCAGAACAAAGCCTTCCGCAGCTTTGTCACCAGCTACCTGCGCCATGCCCAGTCGTTGGTGGAGAAAGCCGACTACATCCCCCTGCCTTCCCGCACCTACCGGCTGGTGGAGAGCAAGCTCTATCGCCAGATCCTCGGCACCTCCTTTGGCGGCAACATCCCGGTGGGCCTGACCATCGCTCAAGTTCTCGAGCGCAGCTTCGATCAGCACAAGAAACCGAGCTATCGCTGA
- a CDS encoding CHAD domain-containing protein, which yields MDAKPDRIDAYACERIATELKRIVGLQADVLEDRDPEPLHQLRVSLRRLRCVLLQFEPFLVLPSGATPRRVGRMCAKLGLARDLDVLQELVGSSFAEMLGPQASEELAPLRKALSRERRRAAEEMKQSLRSTAYLKVIARLQRWLREPSTRPAASMPMQAWIDELIMPWLPPLWLHSSWTLDPLEHPQELHSLRGRIRRCRYMIENLEPICSAPLSAHLQRFKTLQDILGQLHDLHVFDNLVEDARINLSAHQTKTVLQLSHQRQERLAAQWQLQSRRMLRSSQRKVLIRRLTTPR from the coding sequence GTGGATGCAAAGCCGGATCGCATCGACGCCTATGCCTGTGAACGCATCGCCACTGAGCTGAAGCGCATCGTTGGGCTCCAGGCCGATGTGCTCGAAGACCGCGATCCTGAACCGCTGCATCAATTGCGGGTGAGTCTGCGGCGCTTGCGTTGCGTCCTGCTGCAGTTCGAACCATTCCTGGTGTTACCGAGCGGTGCCACACCCCGCCGGGTGGGGCGAATGTGCGCCAAGCTCGGCCTGGCCCGTGATCTGGATGTGTTGCAGGAGCTGGTGGGCTCCAGCTTCGCCGAGATGCTGGGGCCGCAGGCGTCCGAGGAACTGGCGCCCCTGCGCAAGGCCCTCAGCCGGGAACGGCGCCGGGCCGCGGAGGAGATGAAGCAATCGCTTCGCAGCACGGCCTACCTCAAGGTGATTGCGCGACTGCAACGCTGGCTGCGGGAGCCGAGCACCAGGCCGGCAGCATCGATGCCCATGCAGGCCTGGATCGATGAATTGATCATGCCCTGGCTGCCACCCCTGTGGCTGCATTCGAGCTGGACGCTCGATCCCCTTGAGCATCCCCAGGAACTGCACAGCCTGCGCGGCCGCATCCGGCGCTGCCGTTACATGATCGAGAACCTCGAACCGATCTGCTCGGCGCCGCTCTCGGCCCATCTGCAACGGTTCAAGACCCTGCAGGACATTCTCGGGCAACTGCACGATCTGCATGTGTTCGACAACCTGGTGGAGGACGCCCGCATCAACCTGAGTGCGCACCAGACCAAAACAGTGCTCCAGCTCAGCCACCAGCGCCAGGAGAGGCTGGCGGCCCAGTGGCAGCTTCAGAGCCGTCGCATGCTCAGGAGTTCGCAACGCAAGGTCCTGATCCGTCGGCTGACCACACCGCGTTGA
- the csaB gene encoding polysaccharide pyruvyl transferase CsaB, producing the protein MGQRASGRRRVLLCGYYGEHNLGDDALLDVLLRQLPDDCQLSITAHDPTPVLQRAPSARLVPRRSLLAAVRALKQTDVLVFGGGSLLQDSTSFKSLLYYLTLLLIARARGLTVVLWGQGLGPLRRRRSRWLVRRCLACASRISWRDPASLALAQRWRIPVPMAMGPDPVWCHPGSPRHGDGPIVLCWRPTPLLDPQGWRRLGQALDQLMASQPDVSLLWLAFHAEQDGPLLSWLSDQGLLPARLQAISTTAVARSLPDVLDRFARSRLVIPMRLHALVLAQLAGAPCAALSYDPKVAAAAATAAVPCHELADLPAAEVIAACWQQQIGQVPNPERLARIRQNAGVHQATLNAVWSADGSGPCVANS; encoded by the coding sequence ATGGGCCAGAGGGCTTCAGGGCGCAGGCGGGTGTTGCTCTGCGGCTATTACGGCGAACACAACCTTGGCGACGATGCCCTGCTCGATGTGCTGTTGCGTCAGCTGCCTGACGACTGTCAGCTCAGCATCACGGCCCACGATCCAACGCCCGTGCTGCAACGGGCCCCGTCTGCCCGCCTGGTGCCGCGTCGCTCCTTGCTGGCGGCCGTTCGGGCCCTGAAGCAGACCGATGTGCTCGTGTTCGGTGGCGGCAGCCTCCTCCAAGACAGCACCAGCTTCAAAAGCCTGCTCTATTACCTGACCCTGTTGCTGATCGCCCGCGCCCGCGGCCTCACGGTGGTGCTCTGGGGCCAGGGGCTGGGGCCCCTGCGCCGCCGTCGCAGCCGTTGGTTGGTGCGGCGTTGCCTCGCTTGCGCGAGCCGCATCAGCTGGCGCGATCCCGCCTCCCTGGCCCTGGCGCAGCGTTGGCGAATTCCAGTGCCGATGGCCATGGGGCCCGACCCTGTGTGGTGTCACCCCGGCAGCCCCCGCCATGGTGATGGCCCGATCGTGCTCTGCTGGCGGCCCACCCCCTTGCTGGATCCTCAGGGATGGCGCCGTCTCGGCCAGGCGCTGGATCAGCTGATGGCCAGCCAACCCGACGTCTCCCTTCTCTGGTTGGCATTCCACGCGGAGCAGGATGGGCCACTCCTGAGCTGGTTGAGCGATCAGGGGCTGCTTCCCGCCAGGCTGCAGGCGATCAGCACAACCGCCGTCGCCCGCTCCCTTCCCGATGTGCTCGATCGCTTCGCCCGCTCACGGCTGGTGATTCCGATGCGGCTGCATGCTCTGGTGCTCGCTCAACTGGCGGGTGCGCCCTGCGCGGCCCTGAGTTATGACCCGAAGGTGGCCGCTGCAGCTGCAACGGCCGCAGTTCCCTGCCATGAACTGGCCGATCTGCCTGCCGCCGAGGTGATTGCGGCCTGTTGGCAGCAGCAGATCGGCCAAGTCCCGAATCCGGAGCGTCTCGCCCGGATCCGGCAGAACGCCGGCGTGCACCAGGCGACGCTCAACGCGGTGTGGTCAGCCGACGGATCAGGACCTTGCGTTGCGAACTCCTGA
- a CDS encoding DUF2499 domain-containing protein: MHALSLGTWWIHVASVLEWIVAIVLLQRLATQQREPSLNWLALAMTPALISAMAACTWHWFDNAEALRFLVVLQAACTFLGNGTLALAAWNLRR; encoded by the coding sequence ATGCACGCCCTCTCGCTCGGCACTTGGTGGATCCATGTCGCCTCGGTGTTGGAGTGGATCGTGGCGATTGTGCTCTTGCAGCGACTGGCCACGCAACAACGGGAACCGTCCCTGAACTGGTTGGCGCTGGCGATGACTCCCGCCCTGATCAGTGCCATGGCCGCCTGCACCTGGCACTGGTTCGACAACGCTGAAGCGCTGCGGTTTCTGGTGGTGCTCCAGGCCGCGTGCACCTTTCTGGGGAACGGCACCCTGGCGCTGGCCGCCTGGAACCTGCGCCGATGA
- a CDS encoding DUF3593 domain-containing protein gives MNPDQINLAIAAIDPAPLFALSLVPYLLFIWWAQRRQLIPRLSLLGFQLTLLFVAVTIAAALVADQRFGAELVDVDGLHGGAEAFLTLSNAVIVAGLIGRLRDLHRPGE, from the coding sequence ATGAACCCGGATCAGATCAACCTGGCCATCGCCGCGATTGATCCGGCGCCCCTGTTCGCCCTCTCTCTGGTTCCCTACCTGCTGTTTATCTGGTGGGCGCAGCGGCGTCAGCTGATTCCCAGGCTCAGCCTGCTGGGCTTCCAGCTCACCCTGCTGTTCGTGGCGGTCACGATTGCTGCGGCCTTGGTCGCCGACCAACGCTTCGGGGCGGAACTGGTGGACGTCGACGGCCTGCATGGGGGTGCTGAAGCCTTTCTCACCCTCAGCAATGCGGTGATCGTGGCGGGGCTGATCGGCCGTTTGCGTGACCTGCACCGGCCCGGTGAATAA
- the psaK gene encoding photosystem I reaction center subunit PsaK — MLPSLLAIAPATVSWTPKVALVMVVCNVLAIGIGKATIKYPNEGAKLPSPAFFGGMGHAALLATTSLGHILGIGAIQGLAARGVL, encoded by the coding sequence ATGCTCCCCTCGCTTCTGGCCATCGCCCCTGCCACGGTTTCCTGGACCCCGAAAGTGGCCCTGGTGATGGTGGTTTGCAACGTTCTTGCCATCGGGATTGGCAAGGCCACGATCAAATATCCGAATGAGGGAGCCAAGCTGCCCAGCCCGGCATTCTTCGGCGGCATGGGTCATGCGGCCCTGTTGGCCACCACCAGCCTGGGCCACATCCTCGGCATCGGTGCGATCCAGGGTCTTGCCGCCCGCGGCGTACTCTGA